A stretch of the Panicum virgatum strain AP13 chromosome 9N, P.virgatum_v5, whole genome shotgun sequence genome encodes the following:
- the LOC120689741 gene encoding uncharacterized protein LOC120689741 isoform X1, translating to MPPPRRNPLLVLPAVLVLLVTSAAALSVSTPVELTVTSHPPAFVRLPTARSISVGDGGAAGGPYCTRVLLRGRPSRLRDPSRFFHALRLRANATRPHGLELCFHRNATVGPCKCAASQWQKMPKSGLWVQAISPYDQRILDFRMPADPSRSVVVSTEEEFLIHRVVFLVLGLVLMMVAHALSESVVFYYGGAMTIGIFLVILIILFQGMKLLPTGRKSSLAIFTYSTVVGMTTYFLHYLSGLLRSVLVEIGITEDMHNPLGIFLLVLVILAGAWFGYWGVRKLVLTEDGSVDVGVAFFVEWAILIVSAVMILQSSLDYLFAFAALVFCVVIKAIARVEGKSRILRYLSQGLPSATVTHSSHYGDLSEDYSSMNGAHQDGFGKLQGHLRRRPRKNSPLAGSAKTQSHGVAMDNYYSTYHTTPDRRKLSEEEYKAFTREETRKAMKQLVSSPDFNKWALANADRISVTPPGGSYSSSSSSRQQRHGFFGLF from the exons atgcctccgccccgccggaacccgctcctcgtcctccccgccgtcctcgtcctcctcgtcacctccgccgccgccctctccgtcTCCACCCCCGTCGAGCTCACAG TCACCTCGCACCCGCCGGCCTTCGTCCGCCTCCCTACCGCGCGATCCATCTCCGTTGGCGATGGCGGCGCAGCCGGCGGGCCCTACTGCACGcgcgtcctcctccgcggccgcccCTCCCGGCTCCGCGACCCGTCGCGCTTCTTCCACGCGCTTCGCCTTCGAGCCAACGCCACCCGCCCCCACGGCCTCGAGCTCTGCTTCCACCG GAATGCCACAGTGGGGCCGTGCAAGTGCGCGGCATCTCAGTGGCAGAAGATGCCCAAGAGCGGGCTCTGGGTGCAAGCCATCTCTCCCTATGACCAACGGATTTTGGATTTCAGAATGCCGGCTGACCCTTCAAGGTCTGTTGTGGTGTCCACTGAGGAAG AGTTCTTGATCCATAGGGTGGTGTTCTTGGTGCTGGGGTTGGTGCTGATGATGGTGGCACACGCATTGAGTGAGTCTGTGGTGTTCTACTACGGTGGAGCGATGACGATCGGCATTTTCCTTGTGATACTGATTATACTCTTCCAG GGAATGAAGCTTTTACCCACTGGTAGAAAGAGTTCTCTTGCTATTTTTACCTACTCCACAGTT GTTGGCATGACGACTTATTTTCTGCACTATTTGTCGGGTCTGTTGCGCTCAGTTCTTGTGGAAATTGGAATTACTGAAGACATGCATAATCCT CTAGGAATATTCCTTCTTGTATTGGTCATCTTAGCTGGAGCCTGGTTTGGTTACTGGGGTGTCCGTAAACTTGTCCTAACAGAAGATGGATCTGTTGACGTGGGTGTGGCTTTTTTTGTTGAGTGGGCTATCTTGATTGTTTCAGCTGTTATGATCCTTCAG AGTTCTCTGGACTATCTCTTTGCATTTGCAGCTTTGGTCTTTTGTGTAGTCATCAAAGCAATTGCAAGAGTTGAGGGGAAGTCAAGAATTTTACGCTATCTATCACA GGGACTTCCTAGTGCAACTGTGACACATTCCTCCCATTATGGAGATTTAAGTGAAGACTATTCTAGCATGAATGGGGCCCACCAAGATGGATTTGGCAAGCTCCAAGGTCACCTGCGACGTAGGCCGAGAAAAAACTCACCTCTTGCTG GCTCAGCAAAGACACAGTCACATGGTGTTGCAATGGACAACTACTATTCGACATATCATACTACCCCAGATAGGAGGAAATTATCGGAAGAGGAATACAAAGCATTCACCAGAGAGGAGACAAGGAAAGCCATGAAACAACTTGTGTCCTCACCGGATTTCAACAAGTGGGCGTTGGCTAATGCAGACAGGATATCTGTGACTCCCCCGGGAGGCagctacagcagcagcagcagcagtcgccAGCAGCGGCATGGTTTCTTTGGATTGTTTTGA
- the LOC120689741 gene encoding uncharacterized protein LOC120689741 isoform X2, translating into MPPPRRNPLLVLPAVLVLLVTSAAALSVSTPVELTVTSHPPAFVRLPTARSISVGDGGAAGGPYCTRVLLRGRPSRLRDPSRFFHALRLRANATRPHGLELCFHRNATVGPCKCAASQWQKMPKSGLWVQAISPYDQRILDFRMPADPSRSVVVSTEEEFLIHRVVFLVLGLVLMMVAHALSESVVFYYGGAMTIGIFLVILIILFQGMKLLPTGRKSSLAIFTYSTVVGMTTYFLHYLSGLLRSVLVEIGITEDMHNPLGIFLLVLVILAGAWFGYWGVRKLVLTEDGSVDVGVAFFVEWAILIVSAVMILQSSLDYLFAFAALVFCVVIKAIARVEGKSRILRYLSQGLPSATVTHSSHYGDLSEDYSSMNGAHQDGFGKLQGHLRPFPGSAKTQSHGVAMDNYYSTYHTTPDRRKLSEEEYKAFTREETRKAMKQLVSSPDFNKWALANADRISVTPPGGSYSSSSSSRQQRHGFFGLF; encoded by the exons atgcctccgccccgccggaacccgctcctcgtcctccccgccgtcctcgtcctcctcgtcacctccgccgccgccctctccgtcTCCACCCCCGTCGAGCTCACAG TCACCTCGCACCCGCCGGCCTTCGTCCGCCTCCCTACCGCGCGATCCATCTCCGTTGGCGATGGCGGCGCAGCCGGCGGGCCCTACTGCACGcgcgtcctcctccgcggccgcccCTCCCGGCTCCGCGACCCGTCGCGCTTCTTCCACGCGCTTCGCCTTCGAGCCAACGCCACCCGCCCCCACGGCCTCGAGCTCTGCTTCCACCG GAATGCCACAGTGGGGCCGTGCAAGTGCGCGGCATCTCAGTGGCAGAAGATGCCCAAGAGCGGGCTCTGGGTGCAAGCCATCTCTCCCTATGACCAACGGATTTTGGATTTCAGAATGCCGGCTGACCCTTCAAGGTCTGTTGTGGTGTCCACTGAGGAAG AGTTCTTGATCCATAGGGTGGTGTTCTTGGTGCTGGGGTTGGTGCTGATGATGGTGGCACACGCATTGAGTGAGTCTGTGGTGTTCTACTACGGTGGAGCGATGACGATCGGCATTTTCCTTGTGATACTGATTATACTCTTCCAG GGAATGAAGCTTTTACCCACTGGTAGAAAGAGTTCTCTTGCTATTTTTACCTACTCCACAGTT GTTGGCATGACGACTTATTTTCTGCACTATTTGTCGGGTCTGTTGCGCTCAGTTCTTGTGGAAATTGGAATTACTGAAGACATGCATAATCCT CTAGGAATATTCCTTCTTGTATTGGTCATCTTAGCTGGAGCCTGGTTTGGTTACTGGGGTGTCCGTAAACTTGTCCTAACAGAAGATGGATCTGTTGACGTGGGTGTGGCTTTTTTTGTTGAGTGGGCTATCTTGATTGTTTCAGCTGTTATGATCCTTCAG AGTTCTCTGGACTATCTCTTTGCATTTGCAGCTTTGGTCTTTTGTGTAGTCATCAAAGCAATTGCAAGAGTTGAGGGGAAGTCAAGAATTTTACGCTATCTATCACA GGGACTTCCTAGTGCAACTGTGACACATTCCTCCCATTATGGAGATTTAAGTGAAGACTATTCTAGCATGAATGGGGCCCACCAAGATGGATTTGGCAAGCTCCAAGGTCACCTGCGAC CTTTTCCAGGCTCAGCAAAGACACAGTCACATGGTGTTGCAATGGACAACTACTATTCGACATATCATACTACCCCAGATAGGAGGAAATTATCGGAAGAGGAATACAAAGCATTCACCAGAGAGGAGACAAGGAAAGCCATGAAACAACTTGTGTCCTCACCGGATTTCAACAAGTGGGCGTTGGCTAATGCAGACAGGATATCTGTGACTCCCCCGGGAGGCagctacagcagcagcagcagcagtcgccAGCAGCGGCATGGTTTCTTTGGATTGTTTTGA